The Chryseobacterium aureum genome contains a region encoding:
- a CDS encoding CocE/NonD family hydrolase, whose product MKFKILLALICVNLLQAQKFYFPKTAVTDSVLLEKQMPGLAQQVIPHLQSAKYKPENTVDLMDNLFRLQMVAQDYKNSLTSLSENRNLFADHNMGGYRFIGFELYSLAKMEQKESGTSFSQALQKVFNQKYESLPEKLIPRLGIALDGDVRESRKQLKKILDRQKGKDSIDYRTALALCKSYLSYKAYSGIKPQVMQLLASKDRERFIMETKDLSLKNGNTLTITLVRKKENTAPLPVILTNNIYAGSFDEFFGKRAAVYNYVGAVVNTRGKRNSNNINEPFEHESEDIYEVIDWVSKQPWCNGKVGMVGGSYLGFSQWAAVKKLHPALKTIVPQVAVGIGIDYPAQNNIFMSYMVQWIQYVTNNKFTDEADFANAVKWDSIYTKWYKSGKSFRSLDAISGKPSKIFQRWLDHPGYDQYWQKMVPYKEDFSNINIPILTTTGYYDDDQIGALYYFKQHHLYNKNANHYLVIGPYNHGGAQSFGFTYVNGNPIDPVARISIDDLAFSWFDYILKGGQKPEILKDRINFQVMNTNTWKHVADLDKMHNSSLKFYLQDKKNSPSVFNKPENKAFTKQTVDLKNRNQKDIYYKAGKKDSIKMTNSIAFESEVLDKDIIISGNLSGIFNVSLNKKDFDTDTYLYQISPNGKYYLLSTHIVRASYAKNNEKRQLLEPNKMEQIPINNSYFISKKIEKGSKLLLLVGVNKSPNWQINYGSGKDVSDETVKDSGEPMEIKWYNDSYVEIPVYKD is encoded by the coding sequence ATGAAATTTAAGATTCTTTTAGCATTAATTTGTGTAAACCTTCTGCAGGCACAAAAATTTTACTTTCCAAAAACCGCTGTAACTGACTCTGTTCTATTGGAAAAACAAATGCCCGGCCTTGCACAGCAGGTAATTCCTCATCTTCAGTCTGCCAAGTATAAGCCGGAAAATACGGTTGACCTTATGGACAATCTTTTCCGTTTGCAGATGGTAGCTCAGGATTATAAAAATTCACTAACTTCTCTTTCCGAAAACCGCAATTTGTTTGCAGATCACAATATGGGAGGATACAGATTTATCGGATTTGAACTGTACAGCCTTGCGAAAATGGAACAAAAAGAAAGCGGCACTTCTTTTTCCCAGGCACTTCAGAAAGTATTTAATCAGAAATACGAAAGCCTTCCGGAAAAACTGATTCCCAGGCTCGGGATTGCTCTTGACGGAGATGTACGAGAATCCAGAAAACAGCTGAAAAAAATCCTGGACAGGCAAAAAGGTAAAGACAGTATTGATTACCGGACAGCCCTTGCCCTGTGCAAAAGCTATCTAAGCTATAAGGCCTATTCGGGAATCAAACCTCAGGTGATGCAGCTTCTGGCTTCAAAAGACAGAGAAAGATTCATTATGGAGACCAAAGATCTTAGCCTAAAAAACGGAAATACCCTAACAATTACTCTTGTTCGGAAAAAGGAGAATACGGCACCACTTCCTGTTATTCTTACCAATAATATCTATGCAGGTTCATTTGATGAGTTCTTCGGAAAAAGGGCTGCTGTTTATAATTACGTAGGTGCTGTGGTCAATACCCGTGGTAAAAGAAATAGCAATAATATCAACGAACCTTTCGAGCATGAATCGGAGGATATTTACGAAGTGATAGACTGGGTAAGCAAACAGCCCTGGTGCAACGGGAAAGTGGGAATGGTCGGTGGAAGTTACCTAGGTTTCAGTCAATGGGCAGCCGTAAAAAAACTGCATCCGGCATTAAAAACCATCGTTCCTCAGGTTGCAGTAGGCATCGGAATTGATTATCCTGCCCAGAATAATATCTTCATGAGCTATATGGTGCAGTGGATTCAATATGTAACCAACAACAAATTTACAGATGAAGCTGATTTTGCCAATGCGGTAAAATGGGATTCGATTTATACAAAGTGGTACAAAAGCGGAAAATCATTCAGATCTTTGGATGCGATAAGCGGAAAACCAAGCAAAATATTCCAGCGATGGCTGGATCACCCGGGATACGACCAGTACTGGCAGAAAATGGTTCCTTACAAAGAGGATTTCTCTAACATCAATATTCCTATTCTGACGACAACAGGTTATTATGATGATGATCAGATTGGTGCATTGTATTATTTTAAACAGCATCATCTGTATAATAAAAATGCCAACCATTATCTTGTGATAGGTCCCTATAATCACGGAGGAGCACAAAGTTTCGGATTTACTTACGTGAACGGAAATCCTATTGATCCTGTGGCCAGAATAAGCATTGACGATCTTGCTTTCTCGTGGTTCGATTATATTCTTAAAGGAGGCCAAAAACCGGAAATATTAAAAGACAGAATTAATTTTCAGGTCATGAATACCAATACATGGAAGCATGTAGCCGATCTTGATAAAATGCATAATTCTTCTTTGAAATTCTACCTTCAGGACAAAAAAAATTCACCGTCTGTATTTAATAAACCGGAAAACAAAGCCTTCACAAAACAAACTGTAGATTTAAAAAACAGGAATCAGAAAGACATTTACTACAAAGCCGGCAAAAAGGACAGCATAAAAATGACCAATTCTATTGCTTTTGAAAGTGAGGTGCTTGACAAGGATATCATCATCAGCGGAAATCTATCCGGAATTTTCAATGTATCTCTTAATAAAAAGGATTTTGATACAGATACTTATCTGTACCAGATTTCTCCGAATGGAAAATACTATTTACTATCAACTCACATTGTGAGAGCCAGCTATGCGAAGAACAATGAAAAACGACAGCTTCTTGAACCGAACAAAATGGAACAAATCCCGATTAACAATTCCTATTTCATAAGTAAAAAGATAGAGAAAGGAAGCAAACTTCTTTTATTGGTCGGAGTGAATAAAAGTCCTAACTGGCAGATCAATTATGGTTCCGGTAAAGATGTAAGTGATGAAACAGTAAAGGATTCCGGTGAACCCATGGAGATAAAATGGTACAATGACAGCTATGTGGAAATTCCTGTTTATAAAGACTAA
- a CDS encoding CocE/NonD family hydrolase, with the protein MKFKILLALFFVNIMQAQKFYFPKAATTDSVILEKQIPELALKVITEYQSPKNKPKYVLTFLDNLFRLQLAAKDYKSSIASVTAYRKEYADHNMAGNKHLAHEIYSMARLMEKDKNIPFPDALQAAFTTRYESLSEPLTAKVGPTLDIDSDVRDHKKRLKAALDKQKDKDSIDYASALALCKNYVNYKTYSSIKPQIMQLFKVKEQEKFIIESKILTLKKGTKLTITIVRKKENTSPLPVILTNNIYAGEFVDAGMGKRAAVYNYVGAVVNTRGKKDSNDPNHPFEDEAQDLYEVIDWVSKQPWSNGKVGMIGGSYLGFSQWAAAKKLHPALKTIVPQVSVGIGIDYPSQNNVFKGYMLQWIQYVTNNKLTDEASFNNDTKWDSINTAWYKSGRSFRALDSLSGKPNTIFQRWLDHPGYDKYWQSMVPYKKEFAKINIPVLTTTGYYDADQIGALYYYKEHYKYNRNPNHYLVIGPYDHAAAQSYGNNYVYVFGYGNLLIDPVARISIDQLAFSWFDYILKDGKKPELLKDKVNFQIMNCNTWKHVPTLDKMHSSSLKFYLKDLKNGSSVFEKPGTEQFTQQTVDFKDRNPKYLYHTVSKQDSVYVTNSVYFESEILEKDITISGNLSGIFNVSINKKDFDPKTLLYQVQPDGKVFLLSTHLTRASYAKNKSKRHLLKPGKKEQIQIKNSFFISKKIEKGSKLVLLVGVNRNKNWQVNYGTGKNVSDETIKDAGEPLEIKWYNDSYVEIPIYKE; encoded by the coding sequence ATGAAATTTAAGATACTCTTAGCATTATTCTTTGTCAATATAATGCAGGCCCAGAAGTTTTACTTTCCGAAAGCAGCAACAACGGATTCTGTGATTTTGGAAAAACAAATTCCCGAACTCGCTTTAAAGGTGATCACTGAATATCAGTCTCCTAAGAACAAACCGAAGTATGTACTCACATTTTTAGATAACCTGTTTCGTTTACAGCTCGCGGCAAAGGATTACAAAAGTTCAATTGCAAGTGTAACCGCTTACCGCAAGGAATATGCAGATCATAACATGGCAGGGAACAAACATCTTGCTCATGAAATCTATAGTATGGCCAGGCTGATGGAAAAAGATAAAAATATTCCGTTTCCAGATGCTCTTCAAGCGGCTTTTACTACAAGATATGAAAGTTTATCCGAGCCACTGACTGCCAAAGTAGGACCTACCCTGGATATTGATTCAGATGTAAGGGATCATAAAAAAAGGCTGAAAGCAGCACTTGACAAACAAAAAGATAAGGATAGTATAGACTATGCTTCCGCTCTGGCTTTATGTAAAAACTATGTCAATTATAAGACCTACTCAAGCATCAAACCCCAGATTATGCAGCTTTTTAAAGTAAAGGAGCAGGAGAAATTCATCATCGAATCCAAAATACTTACTTTAAAAAAAGGAACTAAACTCACCATTACGATTGTACGAAAAAAAGAAAACACCTCTCCTCTTCCCGTTATACTTACCAATAATATTTATGCCGGAGAATTTGTAGATGCAGGGATGGGGAAAAGAGCAGCTGTTTACAATTATGTAGGAGCCGTGGTTAATACCCGTGGAAAAAAAGACAGCAATGACCCCAATCATCCATTTGAAGACGAAGCGCAGGATCTTTATGAAGTCATAGACTGGGTAAGCAAGCAACCGTGGAGCAATGGTAAAGTAGGAATGATAGGCGGAAGTTATTTAGGATTCAGCCAATGGGCAGCTGCCAAAAAACTGCACCCGGCTTTGAAAACCATTGTGCCTCAGGTTTCGGTAGGAATCGGAATAGATTATCCTTCTCAGAATAATGTCTTCAAGGGCTATATGCTCCAGTGGATTCAGTATGTCACCAATAATAAGCTGACTGATGAAGCAAGCTTCAATAATGATACAAAATGGGACTCTATCAATACAGCATGGTACAAAAGCGGCAGATCATTCAGAGCCCTTGATTCTTTAAGCGGGAAGCCCAATACAATATTCCAAAGATGGCTGGATCATCCCGGTTATGATAAATACTGGCAAAGCATGGTTCCTTACAAAAAAGAATTTGCCAAAATAAACATTCCTGTTTTAACGACTACAGGCTATTATGATGCTGATCAGATCGGAGCATTGTATTATTATAAAGAACATTACAAATACAACAGAAATCCTAATCATTATTTGGTGATAGGGCCTTATGATCATGCAGCAGCTCAAAGCTATGGAAACAATTATGTTTATGTTTTCGGTTATGGGAATCTACTCATAGATCCTGTAGCCAGAATAAGTATTGATCAACTTGCTTTTTCATGGTTCGATTATATTCTGAAGGATGGCAAAAAACCGGAACTTCTGAAGGATAAAGTCAATTTTCAGATCATGAACTGTAATACATGGAAACATGTTCCTACTCTTGATAAAATGCACTCATCTTCACTTAAATTTTATCTTAAGGATCTTAAAAACGGTTCTTCAGTTTTTGAGAAACCCGGAACTGAACAATTTACCCAGCAGACCGTTGACTTTAAAGACAGAAATCCGAAATATCTTTATCATACAGTAAGCAAACAGGATAGTGTATATGTAACCAATTCTGTTTATTTTGAAAGTGAAATTCTGGAAAAGGATATTACAATAAGCGGAAATTTATCCGGAATATTCAACGTTTCCATCAACAAAAAGGATTTTGATCCCAAAACCTTATTATATCAGGTACAGCCTGATGGTAAGGTATTTTTACTGTCTACCCATCTTACCCGAGCCAGCTATGCAAAAAACAAGTCCAAACGTCATCTGCTTAAACCTGGCAAAAAGGAGCAGATCCAAATCAAAAACTCATTTTTCATCAGCAAAAAAATAGAAAAAGGAAGTAAACTGGTCTTACTGGTAGGAGTTAATAGAAATAAGAACTGGCAGGTCAATTATGGCACAGGGAAAAATGTAAGTGATGAAACTATAAAAGATGCAGGTGAGCCATTGGAAATAAAATGGTACAACGACAGTTATGTGGAAATTCCCATTTATAAAGAGTAA
- a CDS encoding APC family permease, with amino-acid sequence MSQLFRRKIYSDTDTSTGLLRVLGVWDIVFFGIAAIIGAGSFSSLGEAVFRGGPGVILLYLICGFACGFTALCYAEFASRIPTAGSAYTYAYASFGELIAWVIGWALIMEYSFGNIYVAFSWSDYFTSFLGRLGMHIPDYLTCSYTEARKAVQYGSENKELLNAWKTAPLIGSLKFIVDIPALVINGLITWLCYVGVKESKNFNNSLVILKLGVIILVILVGFAYINTENWTPVSPATGTPSFMPNGFAGVMSAVSGVFFAYIGFDALSVLSEETKDPQKTLPKGMIISLVLCTVIYIALTLVLTGMVDYKKFDGVGDPLSFIFEKTNANVAWMELVVSFVAIVAITTVLLVFQMGQPRIWYAMSRDGLMPARFQKVHPKYKTPSYATIVTGIVVGIPILFTDKTFILDFTSIGTIFAFVLVCAGVLMLPAKEKIKGRFHLPYVNGKIIFPVVFIGSLLVFYKWQPEFFDNLMNWSDPNEGEFRASIFFFIIINLILCVVAFIKNLSLIPLVGLSSCLYLLTGMSHENWFWFGMWFLIGMVIYFCYGYKNSKLGKELKNS; translated from the coding sequence ATGAGTCAACTTTTTAGAAGAAAAATCTATTCAGATACAGATACGTCAACGGGGCTTCTAAGAGTCTTAGGGGTGTGGGACATCGTATTTTTTGGTATTGCGGCCATTATTGGAGCTGGAAGCTTCAGCAGTTTGGGAGAAGCCGTTTTCAGAGGTGGTCCCGGTGTAATACTACTCTATTTGATTTGTGGCTTTGCCTGTGGATTTACGGCTTTATGCTATGCTGAGTTTGCCAGCAGAATTCCTACTGCAGGTTCTGCGTACACCTATGCTTATGCCAGTTTTGGAGAATTAATTGCATGGGTCATCGGCTGGGCCCTGATTATGGAATATTCTTTCGGGAATATCTATGTAGCCTTTTCGTGGTCGGATTATTTTACAAGCTTCCTGGGACGTCTCGGCATGCATATCCCGGATTATCTTACCTGCAGCTATACCGAAGCCAGGAAAGCCGTTCAATACGGTTCAGAAAACAAAGAATTACTGAATGCCTGGAAAACAGCTCCTTTAATAGGAAGTTTGAAATTTATTGTAGATATTCCGGCTTTGGTGATCAATGGTTTGATTACATGGCTTTGCTATGTAGGAGTAAAAGAAAGTAAAAACTTCAATAACTCCCTTGTTATCCTGAAACTTGGAGTAATTATATTGGTTATACTGGTTGGTTTTGCGTATATTAATACTGAAAACTGGACCCCCGTAAGCCCTGCAACGGGAACTCCGTCCTTTATGCCGAATGGTTTTGCCGGGGTAATGAGCGCTGTATCCGGAGTTTTCTTCGCTTATATCGGGTTTGATGCTTTAAGTGTACTTTCTGAAGAGACCAAAGATCCACAAAAGACTTTACCCAAAGGGATGATCATTTCCCTTGTCCTGTGTACGGTCATCTATATCGCTTTGACACTGGTATTAACCGGAATGGTAGATTATAAGAAATTTGACGGTGTGGGAGATCCGCTTTCCTTCATCTTTGAAAAAACAAATGCCAATGTAGCGTGGATGGAGCTTGTGGTTTCTTTCGTAGCGATTGTTGCCATTACTACCGTATTATTGGTTTTCCAGATGGGACAGCCGAGAATCTGGTATGCCATGAGCCGTGACGGGCTGATGCCTGCCAGGTTTCAAAAGGTACACCCTAAATACAAAACACCTTCTTATGCAACCATTGTTACGGGGATTGTAGTAGGAATTCCCATCCTGTTTACAGATAAAACATTCATCCTGGATTTTACAAGTATCGGAACTATTTTTGCATTTGTCTTGGTATGTGCAGGGGTGCTTATGCTGCCGGCTAAAGAAAAGATCAAGGGTAGATTTCACCTTCCGTATGTGAATGGTAAAATCATTTTCCCTGTGGTTTTCATCGGCAGTCTGCTGGTATTCTACAAATGGCAGCCAGAGTTTTTTGATAATCTGATGAACTGGTCTGATCCTAATGAGGGAGAATTCAGAGCTTCTATTTTCTTCTTTATTATCATCAACCTGATCTTATGTGTGGTAGCTTTTATCAAAAACCTGTCATTAATTCCATTGGTTGGATTAAGCTCATGCCTGTACCTTCTTACCGGAATGAGCCATGAGAACTGGTTCTGGTTCGGAATGTGGTTCCTGATCGGTATGGTTATTTATTTCTGCTACGGATACAAAAACAGCAAGCTTGGAAAAGAATTAAAGAATAGCTAA
- a CDS encoding DUF962 domain-containing protein — protein sequence MAERIKTYREFYQFYLTEHSKTGTRIFHFIGTFLVFFVIGYVISSGKERFLWYIPIVGYGFAWFSHAVIERNKPATFKYPLWSLISDFRLFFELLIGKQKFFTSNNQPQNQG from the coding sequence ATGGCAGAAAGAATTAAAACATACAGAGAGTTTTACCAATTTTACCTTACTGAACATAGCAAAACAGGAACCCGCATATTTCATTTTATCGGAACGTTTCTCGTATTCTTTGTTATCGGATATGTCATCAGCTCCGGAAAAGAGCGGTTTCTATGGTATATTCCCATTGTAGGTTATGGGTTTGCCTGGTTCAGTCATGCTGTGATTGAGAGAAATAAACCGGCTACTTTTAAATATCCTCTATGGTCTTTAATTTCAGATTTCAGACTGTTCTTCGAATTGCTTATTGGTAAACAGAAATTCTTTACCTCCAATAATCAGCCTCAGAATCAGGGTTAG
- a CDS encoding DUF4377 domain-containing protein: protein MKSIATILKGAAPALALFAMTQCTTRANASSGDEKTFIVGPQTADCTGVAPMKCLQVKENASENWTNFYSNIEGFTYEPGYEYVLKVKTEKIANPPADASSIKYTLVKQVSKTKKKEMAANEKTIIVGPQTVDCSAGAGRMKCMQVKESASADWTNFYSSIEGFTYEPGYEYVLKVKTEKIENPPADASSIKYTLVEQVSKTKK, encoded by the coding sequence ATGAAAAGTATAGCAACAATTCTAAAAGGGGCAGCACCCGCATTAGCATTATTCGCAATGACGCAATGTACAACCAGAGCCAACGCATCCTCAGGTGATGAAAAAACATTCATTGTAGGACCACAAACAGCAGATTGTACAGGCGTAGCTCCTATGAAATGTCTGCAGGTAAAAGAAAACGCTTCAGAAAACTGGACGAATTTCTACAGCAATATCGAAGGATTTACTTATGAGCCGGGGTATGAATATGTTTTAAAGGTAAAAACGGAAAAAATTGCCAATCCGCCGGCTGATGCTTCTTCCATAAAATACACCCTGGTAAAACAGGTTTCTAAGACCAAAAAGAAAGAAATGGCAGCCAATGAGAAAACCATTATCGTAGGACCTCAAACCGTAGACTGCTCTGCCGGAGCCGGCCGTATGAAATGCATGCAGGTCAAAGAAAGTGCTTCTGCAGACTGGACGAATTTCTACAGCAGCATTGAAGGTTTCACCTATGAGCCGGGTTATGAATATGTTTTAAAAGTAAAAACAGAAAAAATAGAAAATCCTCCGGCCGATGCTTCTTCAATCAAATATACATTGGTAGAACAGGTTTCTAAAACGAAGAAATAA
- a CDS encoding SPFH domain-containing protein — protein MGIYLAPVIFFGLIILFASFFVVKQETAAIIERFGKFRAVKHSGLHLKLPIIDQIAKRLNLRIQQLDVMIDTKTLDNVFIKMKISVQYQVIRSQVGDAYYRLENPENQITSFVFDVVRAEVPKLKLDDVFVRKDDVAIAVKSELQEAMNSYGYDIIKALVTDIDPDEQVKHAMNRINAAEREKTAAEYESEAQRIRIVAVAKAEAESKKLQGQGIADQRREIAKGLEESVRMLNNVDINSHEASALIVVTQHYDTLHSVGASNRSNLVLLPNSPTAASGMLNDLVVAMTTANTVGEATKGKYPDPPQKETGF, from the coding sequence ATGGGTATATATTTAGCGCCCGTTATTTTCTTCGGGCTTATCATTTTATTTGCTTCGTTTTTTGTGGTTAAACAGGAAACAGCGGCTATTATTGAGCGTTTCGGAAAATTCCGTGCAGTAAAACATTCAGGTCTTCATCTGAAGCTGCCAATTATAGATCAGATTGCGAAAAGGCTGAATTTGAGAATTCAGCAGCTGGATGTAATGATTGATACGAAAACATTGGATAACGTTTTCATCAAAATGAAAATTTCTGTTCAGTATCAGGTCATCAGAAGCCAGGTAGGAGACGCTTATTATCGTTTGGAAAATCCGGAAAATCAGATTACTTCTTTTGTATTTGACGTAGTGCGTGCTGAGGTTCCGAAACTAAAACTGGATGATGTTTTTGTCAGAAAAGATGATGTAGCGATTGCGGTAAAAAGTGAACTTCAGGAAGCCATGAACAGTTACGGCTATGATATTATCAAAGCTTTGGTCACTGATATTGATCCTGATGAGCAGGTGAAACATGCCATGAACAGAATCAATGCAGCAGAAAGAGAAAAAACAGCGGCAGAATATGAATCCGAAGCACAGAGAATCCGTATTGTAGCGGTCGCAAAAGCAGAAGCTGAATCTAAAAAACTACAGGGACAGGGAATTGCTGACCAGAGAAGAGAGATTGCAAAGGGACTTGAAGAGTCTGTAAGAATGCTGAATAATGTAGATATCAATTCCCATGAAGCCTCAGCGCTTATTGTGGTAACGCAACATTATGATACCTTACATTCTGTGGGAGCAAGCAACAGAAGTAATCTTGTGCTTCTCCCGAATTCACCTACCGCAGCAAGCGGAATGCTGAATGATTTGGTGGTGGCCATGACAACGGCAAATACAGTAGGAGAGGCTACAAAAGGAAAATATCCGGATCCTCCTCAAAAAGAAACCGGATTTTAA
- a CDS encoding Crp/Fnr family transcriptional regulator — protein MKTLTFEYSFHNMVNSKEILKDHISKFTALTEKQFDYVFGHFNLISLKKGQSLISEGDFVNHEYFVLDGCLKAFYLNDSMKMFIIQFAMPTWWVTDFDALYSKTRATINVDCITNATILSISNEDREKICNEIHEVEHFFRWRTNKGYVAAQKRLLSFMNNDAKFRYEELLSMYPQLYNLVPKHLIASYLGVTRETLSRLHQ, from the coding sequence TTGAAAACACTTACTTTTGAATATTCATTCCACAACATGGTTAATTCTAAAGAAATATTAAAAGATCACATCTCTAAGTTCACGGCTCTTACTGAAAAACAATTTGATTATGTCTTCGGACATTTTAACCTGATCAGTTTAAAGAAAGGGCAAAGCCTGATCTCGGAAGGTGATTTCGTAAACCATGAATATTTTGTTCTTGACGGCTGTTTAAAAGCTTTTTACCTTAATGACAGCATGAAAATGTTTATCATCCAGTTTGCCATGCCTACGTGGTGGGTGACAGATTTTGATGCGCTTTACAGTAAAACAAGAGCCACCATTAATGTAGACTGCATTACCAATGCCACAATTCTTTCTATTTCAAATGAAGACAGAGAAAAGATCTGTAATGAAATTCATGAAGTGGAACATTTTTTCAGGTGGAGAACCAACAAAGGATATGTAGCTGCACAAAAACGGTTGCTTTCTTTCATGAATAATGATGCTAAATTCCGATATGAAGAACTTTTATCCATGTACCCACAGCTGTACAACCTGGTTCCCAAACATCTGATTGCTTCTTATCTGGGAGTAACCCGAGAAACGCTGAGCAGACTGCATCAATAA
- a CDS encoding YceI family protein, whose translation MDTKNFKVNTLNSTIDWTGRKVIGAHNGTIGIKDGNFIFEEGKSISGKFVIDTRSIKILDIEDPETNAQFASHLASDDFFSSEKFPEAYFEITHAEPGDENLYYVKGDLTIKGITHSVDTGLQIVKTGNRAVLDTKIVVDRTKFNIQFRSSNFFTHLGDTLIYNNFDLNIHLVADAY comes from the coding sequence ATGGACACAAAAAATTTTAAAGTCAATACATTAAACAGTACAATTGACTGGACCGGAAGAAAAGTAATCGGTGCTCATAACGGAACGATTGGTATAAAAGACGGAAACTTCATCTTTGAAGAAGGAAAATCTATATCAGGAAAGTTTGTCATTGACACCCGTTCTATCAAAATCCTTGATATCGAAGATCCTGAAACCAATGCACAGTTTGCCAGTCATCTGGCTTCTGATGATTTTTTCAGCTCTGAAAAGTTTCCTGAAGCTTATTTCGAAATCACGCATGCTGAACCGGGTGATGAAAATCTTTATTACGTAAAAGGAGATCTTACGATTAAAGGAATTACCCATTCTGTCGATACCGGCCTTCAGATCGTAAAAACGGGAAACAGGGCTGTTTTAGATACTAAAATAGTGGTCGACAGAACGAAATTCAACATCCAGTTCAGATCATCTAACTTCTTTACCCATCTGGGCGACACGCTGATCTATAACAATTTTGATCTCAATATCCATCTCGTTGCAGATGCTTATTAA
- a CDS encoding tautomerase family protein, with product MPFIKVDVLREDLNRETKQQLLRKISAAVTSVLNKDPHLTHIVINEIEDDNWGYAGEQVSVLKEQGFSTEKK from the coding sequence ATGCCATTCATCAAAGTAGATGTGCTTCGCGAAGATCTTAACCGCGAAACAAAACAACAATTACTCAGAAAAATAAGTGCAGCTGTGACTTCGGTTTTAAATAAAGATCCTCACTTAACGCATATTGTCATCAATGAAATTGAAGATGATAACTGGGGCTATGCCGGAGAGCAGGTTTCAGTATTAAAAGAACAGGGATTTTCAACAGAAAAAAAATAA
- a CDS encoding SDR family NAD(P)-dependent oxidoreductase, whose protein sequence is MKKQTVIVTGASSGIGLETARYFLDRGDNVIINSQTASKLEEVYHELGAGEHLTMVAGDVADKATGEALVQKALERFGNIDILINNAGIYENKAFLEVTEDYLDRFLTTNLKGTFFTTQAVIPQMIRQKDGVVINVGTPLVYHAIAQSPSTAPVSSKGAIHALTLQLAAEFGKDNIRVNTVAPGLIRTPMHGADLDNNSGLHLINRIGEPQEVAQMIHAIAKNKLISGAIINVDGGMGAGHHLS, encoded by the coding sequence ATGAAAAAACAAACTGTAATTGTAACTGGGGCATCTTCCGGAATAGGATTGGAAACAGCCCGTTATTTCTTAGACAGAGGCGATAATGTGATCATTAATTCACAAACAGCATCCAAACTTGAAGAAGTGTATCATGAATTGGGAGCTGGAGAACATCTGACGATGGTTGCCGGGGATGTTGCTGACAAAGCAACAGGAGAAGCATTGGTACAAAAAGCTTTAGAAAGGTTTGGAAATATTGATATCCTGATCAATAATGCAGGAATCTATGAGAATAAAGCATTCCTGGAGGTTACCGAAGACTATCTGGATCGTTTTTTAACAACAAATTTAAAAGGGACATTCTTCACTACGCAGGCTGTTATTCCTCAAATGATCCGGCAAAAAGACGGAGTGGTGATCAATGTAGGCACACCATTAGTATACCATGCCATTGCACAGTCTCCTTCTACAGCGCCTGTTTCCAGCAAGGGAGCTATTCATGCGCTCACTTTACAGCTGGCGGCAGAATTTGGAAAAGACAATATCAGAGTCAATACCGTGGCTCCCGGATTAATCAGAACGCCAATGCATGGTGCGGATCTTGACAATAATTCGGGACTCCATCTGATCAACCGTATCGGTGAACCGCAGGAAGTTGCTCAGATGATTCATGCAATTGCCAAGAATAAGTTAATTTCCGGAGCCATCATCAATGTTGATGGAGGAATGGGTGCCGGGCATCATTTATCATGA
- a CDS encoding nuclear transport factor 2 family protein — MKLSLIIAWLLSFPLSGHAQNIKDMKINQTSETEIRNVIENYYFKGIYEGDTELLTKVFYKDALLFGDVNGVPYFKTSEQYIEGVGSRVSPKKSGKEFKAEIISIDIINSIAVAKLNVKMYDFNYYNFITFNHIDGKWLIINKTLTNVQP, encoded by the coding sequence ATGAAACTATCATTAATTATAGCATGGCTGCTCAGCTTTCCGTTGAGCGGCCATGCACAAAATATAAAAGATATGAAAATCAATCAGACCTCAGAAACTGAAATAAGAAATGTCATAGAGAATTATTATTTCAAAGGAATTTATGAAGGCGATACTGAACTTCTTACAAAAGTTTTCTATAAAGATGCTTTACTTTTTGGAGACGTTAACGGGGTTCCTTATTTCAAAACTTCAGAGCAGTATATTGAAGGAGTGGGAAGCCGTGTAAGCCCGAAAAAATCAGGAAAAGAGTTTAAAGCTGAAATTATTTCCATAGATATCATTAATTCAATTGCTGTTGCAAAATTGAACGTCAAAATGTATGATTTTAATTATTATAATTTCATAACTTTCAATCACATAGACGGAAAATGGCTAATCATAAACAAGACCTTAACCAATGTACAGCCTTAA